ATACTAACAGAACAAGATATAACAACTGTCAGCTCATCATTAATATGatgataaaatacattatttaaactTACCTGTTTAATATATAAGTGAGATGACACCATTTGCTATAAGTACAGCTACAGGAAGAACAGCAGCTAACAAAAGAGTGCcaacaaatacaaaagcaaCAGTCCATCCAATGCAGTACTCAGTGGGGGGCTCTTTGGGGGACCCTGAAACAGATTGAGAAGTGAATGTAACAGTCAGAACGTAGCTGCACATCATAAACAGCAGGTTGAACATCACAGCCGACACAAAGAACATCTAAAGGTGTGCACGCTCCTGAAATCTAGAAGCTAAAACTGTCAGCAGATCCAAACAGCACTGGGATGAGTCTCAGCAGGAACAGTGATGTTAGCATTGATCTTATGGCCAGTCGCCTCCTGCTGGGCTCCACAGCTAAGAGgttggttctggttctggtctcAGTAGTGAGGAGGGTAATGTCGTAGCATCGTCCTCTTTCTGAGACGTGCTGCTCATCAGTAGGAAGAAGGTTTGAATCTCTGTCTGCTCCTaggggtggggatctctgggcgctgcgcgggttgatccggttgcggtttggagggctgtgctgggattgtagggcgattgtcgatgcatcttgatgcattgtgttcTTTTTCCCTTCCCagtgcagggtctctggatggctgctgggtgtttagtttgtgcattggagtccggcatttcctcgttggcttggagggaccagtttgcgtccctggtttgcttcgttggcctcagatccatgcttccccatatctcggtcggccagttgttggacccctctggatactgaagtatatagttagttttcgggatgtgcagtgtgggtgcggggcggAGCTGTGCTCCAGtttattctgggcttgtgcctggagttctcggcccttcaagggtgggtgggttggtggtggcatgcaactgagctagttgattttgcctcgttgctggtttggttGGTGTGGCACGGCGGCCTgggggcgtgctgggcatgggggatgttggCTGGCGCGGACGGCCTTAGTTTTTATGGCGATTGGGGGggcggcggacttttattggcgggtgcacggtggcctacttgctgccgggctgggatttgctgctggtgtttctctctgctggttttcgctgtcgtgttctgccgctctctctctctcgtttgcccgacctcgcacgcgggattcgcgggaGGCTGCCGGGCAATGGCTGttgccgtgctcgcgcagtgtttgcattgggctcgtcacttgtgcattgatgttaatgattgcgtggcatttgggcgttttggttgttcgctgcacGGCGGTGGGGTGccgggtggggggggggagcactgggCTATGTTGTTTGTGCGCCgtggtcggtccgggcgctgctcttacGCAGGTTAcgcttcttgcgttccgtcggcattgcgtagtcaactggcatttggatggtcgttttttttgttttttttgggggcgtctgttggttgggtcggggtcttccacgtttgcatcgcggtgcatccgggagtcatttttttttttttttgatttatttatttttcctttctcccaaccctattggctactggggttcttgcctgcctgttacagtcgtggcgtcccactctcactaacaactacattctttaacaggcttatgcgcacacacatgtacacacacacacacacacatacagacacagtctcacacaaacaaacttaggttgtccctggtagaattattcctgatgctttttttcagttacttatttaaattaattattattccagctctcgtggctgtgctgtgttgcttatttagtgtgtgtgactgtttcttgttttcatttttctcttagttgtcttactatgtcagctgtttattgctgctgttcggctggttgtcttttactattattattatttttattgtttgtttttgtttgtgtttgtttgttgttgttgtttttctcctccccaagcccccctctctgttctattgcaggtttcgttgctttctgcaattggtgtttcccgctgcttttctctgttgtccccaccttccatccccctttcccccttctcttacaggtgttgtcctttctctgtgctgtctgtttgtgcccccccatccccgtgtctggccccctgtccggcccggtgacaaatcaatacataattaaataaataataaaacagacaaaggagtattttaatactctcttgttaaagtaaaatctgtctggcacaatagtAAGTGATGGCactttgttaaattcagcaaacGATAGGCGCGTGCTGTCATGTCTGTCATATTTGTGCTGGCTGATACCAACTTAGCTTTGCCGCAGCATTAGCAACAGTTTGCTAGAGTTGCTCAGAGTATTTacattctttgtgtttgtttgctcaAACATCATATGaaaaccagtgtttcccataaattgatttatttgaggtggcccgccacaatataaacactgactgccacatattgatttttgattatttttactatttatgATTACAATCTTATTTGATTGTAGACCTGCGCGCAGCGCATATATAATATGCTGTATATGTAAATGCTTTAGTGAGCTGCACAGTGAAGTTTACTTTACTTGTTTCCTACAAACTCCAGTTCTTTCTGTTATTTCCCTGCAGACCCTCTCattcttcctctcatctctgCAGATTCATGAAGTCTCAGAGTCTCAGTATAAGAGTGAAGCTTTCACTCAGTTTGAAACTTTTTACACTTGTGCAAATGTTTAATCTGTGAACAACACATTAGCAATTAAAACAATTGAATAGGAAGAATCTCACCACTGATGTACACGTAGATCTCAGTATGAATCTGATGGCTGATCTCCTCCTGTGTGGCTACACAGCGATAGTTGTCGGTCTTCTTCACAGTAGTGTTGACAGTGATGTAGAAGctgcctcctctttctgagaCCTGTGGCTCCTCAGCAGGAAGTTTGTTTCCAGCACTGTCCTGCCACTCTACTCTAGGTTTTGGAGAAGCACCTCGAACTTCACACTCCAGCAGGGCTCGATCAGCTGTTTGATCCAGTGTAGTGACAGACGGCTTTGCACCTGCTGCACATTTCAGATGATACACAggatatttcaaacatttctaaGTCTGGAAACTATTTACAGCTGCAAACACTGTTTCTGACTCATATCATGACAGAAGCTCAGATACAGTGAAGACGTTTGGACAAAAtgaatttttacatttgttgagCTGAAAAAATGATCTTGAAACGACGTCACATGAAATCTGTTGTCTGATATGTCAACAATATTTTCTGTTAcactaaagtaaaataaacgtgttagaaaatatgaaacagggTCTTTAAAGCATGTGCACCCTAACTCTATCACTGATACAtacactcagtggccactttattaggtacacctgtacagtctgatgcaatcaaatacaaatgTTCTGCCATTAAGTTCACTTTATGATGATTAGCGATGAGGGTGTTCAGGAAAACGGGTTTAGTGAATAATACTagtttgttaagcctgagatgagggaaactctgtgATTTCGGTTTCAGAGACGGAGATGAGATAAACTCTTGGTCTGTGACCCCGgcaacttacgctgtgaacataACCTCCTCGGGAGGTTTTCTTActtgagtttctctctgactcctcccctcctgcagaGCATGAAGCGGCTGTCTGATATTTCCTCATTCATGCTGTCAATATCCCAGTTAGATAGGCTATTCGTTTTTtgccaaacatgatcttgaacatgccCGCTTGTATGATCAATCTGTTGATCGATTtatggacagagagttatctCCGTACGTCggggatttatcctcagcacagtaTTAAATCTATAAGCTACACTGTCCTTATTTATaactgtggacattaaggcagctgtcaggttagcaacagttgcacaaaaacacttactgtgggctacattactgcattaatcactgtttaaactaatctctaactaaataaaactgatcaatgaagcCTAATCTTTTatattgtagtcgcactgattggaacaATCCTATCATAGTTATAAACTGGATGCAGACACGTTTTATCCTGTTGATGTTAAACTACATTACATCTAGGTTGCTGCCACTGGTTTCCATAAATGAACAATTAGCttaaattgtgtagtgtgaactaagCTTAGCTTAAGGACACAGCATGGGTCTAAGTGTACTTACAGTCACATGTTAACTAGAAATAAACCTGGAGCCATTTGTAATGTTTCTTTTTGAAATTGAATCCGAATTGAATGAAGAAGCTGATGAACAGTAGGTGTAGAGATCAGTAACATCAGGACAGACTTGTAAAATAGATGGCTGTCGATCTAATAGATCAATACATGTCTCATCTCAAAATTAGATATTAATCTCATAATTATCAgatgtattaatatttattaataatatttatttaagagGAGCTCAACTTCTGCCTAAACCTGCTGTAATCTGTAATTAGTGTAGGGCTGCAGTTAAAGATGATATTAAtactcaaagcttctatagattatttcaacgatttctcgatgcgtcgtttaagaagtacttttgcttggcagatatttattagtcctttcggaaattcatagtttgtcatacagcaaacatcagaccaacaaccggacagctgctttaccaacacaaacatcccCCGAGTGCTGTACAAGttatgcggcattcagaccaaacgcaaattttCTCCTCGCGACGCTTTCCCCGCGTGGGTACATTCGCTGctagtgttcacacacaacgctacaatttgaataaacacaactcgccattactacagctgtatgaacccaaagtaaacattttgctgtgattaaatagcaataaacggatcaaactgatgccgaaataactacaatatgatgcagatctgttaaacatatgaattcatgctttatcaggtctgtcagcaagaattctaaaatgtttgttttctgaaaggagtttggatcgatcagggctacgctatgctaacttggtcacagtaaagtacaacgatagctggaataaagttacagacacgtgttttctgaactcaccaggtagttcaacctcctcgctttcttttctccaagtaatgtccagttttgtccggtttttatataaatatgaagtcgtagtctgACAGAGCTAActacgctaacaacaacactggaaccgactgtgcacggaagctgctgagaagctccagtgaagataaatcaacgttgaaatcccaaaaactaaagtaaaaaccTAATTTAataaagcagttaactctgagctcctcctgcgAGTAAatggcgtagttgtcagagcagaatccgtccgactacgggtgtttatttgtccaaaggcTGCAGCACTGCTCCcggctcctctcccccaagtttagcagctctctgcaggtcagcagattttcaatcgcccgctctgcccggccctctccacacGCTCTGAAGTCGTCTGTGGCATAGGGACAATCTCAACGCTGATCAGCTGACTCAGCGCCATGCgactttctcgcttgagttgaaaatattcaactgttgttgttttctttatacattgaacactttcttcttcgtccctcgctattctctctctcttcctccactttgcaaacaacgccatcataatcacgtcgtgttcgcACAGTGTAAGCGTGATttgcaacagtaataaatgtccgtgcgaaacactgCACTAGTCATATGGATTAAACGATgcctcgatgcaaagaatttgcattttagtaattggtttaatcaatgaattgtttGAGGTCCTGCTCCAAGAGTTTTAATGATCCTGAGGCCCAGAGAGTTAACATAACAGATGTAGAGATCAGTGACATCACCACTCACCAGAGATTTCTCCTGATCGGTCTCTAAATGTGAGGTCTGAAAGACAAATTACAACATTAATTCATGCACATGGTGATGTGTCATGTGTTATTAGACTACTAATGGAGTCATTTGTTAACATCTAATATAAAGCCGGTGGAAACATGAGCAGAGGCTGATTCACATGAAGGCCAAGTATTTAATGAGAGAGCTGCACGTTTAGATTAGAtcccgaccgatatgggtttttgggggccgatgctgacattaaagtgaaaaaaagccaatttatgagccgatatttagatttagagaatgatttggatagtaggaCCCCTtaactgtataaactacacttagaacaggccaatattgaaagctggtatatatgtgggctataaaaccttttcctaaatggattatgttaataaaataaatgaacatgtaaacaattgcacatcaatatatatttgctgctggaaggtgcaactttttcagccgtatgagagagagaataagcatatttatttcactttacacataatctgccataatttgaatgtagcatattcaaatctagttcatccctttaccagcactctttaattcaaaccaaagctacgagaaaccatttctcatcATCGGTATAAATCATCCCGTCTACgttacagtgagctgctgttgaatgcatctaatactacatgactctctacaacgaggacctgcagctttgagatttcatttaactacaTTATAAGCGCACTGCATTTCCCTGCCTTcttaacaccgttgtgtttacaaacttcaGCTGATGTGGTAACACCTGTaccaccaaacagaagaaaacatacctcgaagcccaTTGCGGAACGTTgcacaacgttgcaaggaaacatgtcgttcaatccgaaaatgttgcaaaacgttttgaaattgaactcgcccctgctCTTTTCTTGTttagctcacgtttatttactctctggtttaatcatttcagacacgccgactaactgcagacaggcagctcgcagatatatttagaatacgtcagaaactatagttagcgctcctccactgaaaaacacggcattagctttgtggctaatttagcaacaagcagcgttagctgctgtaacgttacatgatcttagagaatatttagaagtgatgtaCTAGAGACAAATGTGGACCATTCcctagaactgccacactgtttcagaataaatcaTGTTTGTCAGCAGTGTAGCTTTCACCACCCAGCGACCGTATCATTAAACTGCTGTGAGCCAAGAGGAAGCcgggagagggcagtgaaaaacaggagggttagcaagtcatgaatgttttcaggagaagtgactgggtctgtttttattataattatttaagtcaCGTAATAAACGTGACAAAAGACTGACTCACCGCTAACACAGCCCTCTCTCTAACACAGTGGCCCTGTTAACAGGGGCGAGTTCAACCTCAAAATGCTTTGCAGCAGTTtgcaacattttcaaattgaacaacatgtttccttgcaacgttgtgcAACGTTCCGCAACGGGCTTTGAGGTAcgttttctcccgtttggtgggcacaggtgttacccaatcagctgcaacaagtttgtaaacacaacggtgttaaaaaggcaggagaatgcagtgcgcttgcgctcacagcagggtgttcagggCCCTGAACTCGTCCCAGCTGTCGTATCTACGACAAGACCCATTCAAACGCAACGGTCACCAGTTAACAGGGCCACTCcttaaaccaaaaaaacaaacaccagctgATTctggtttttgtggtgaggccctctggtgggcaaactatgcaacatcCATGAcctgagtgaaggatctgacttAATAGTCATATTTCTGCTGTTATGAAACAAATGCAATTACCCCATATCCATAtataaatcggtcgggctctagtttATCATCATCTAGTTACTTGATGACAAGATGCGTCAGAATCtcaaatcaaaatcagaatcaaacTGAGCTCAGCTGGTGAAATTTTGAAATCTATTTACCAATTTCCTGTTTGcttattttctctgttgtatGGAGTTAGAGAAGATGACAAGAAGACGGTTAATGTGCGGTTAATGTTAAGCTACAGACAGCAGACAGTTAGAGTAGCAGCAGAAGATTATAAGCAGACTTACAGCCagcaaacatggatgtaaacaatgttaGATTTAAAAGACTGAATACACACTTGTATATACTTTTCCTTCAAGAAAACTCAGAAGTGGATAGAGCTCAACAGCAACAAAGATGTTAGTCACCTGAGATCGGATGCACGGACGCAGAGCAGTAAGCAGCAGAGGCTCAGTTCTGACATGATGTGGAGACACAGAAGTCAGGTGACACGATAACTTGCATGTCTCTGATTATAGTTTcttttgtggaaaaaaaaacaacaagtagAGGTAAAGCAGGAAGAGAAGAAATCAGGTCAATGTTTGATACCAAGAACATCACAGGCTGAAACTATGGGGGTACAGGGGGCAGGTTTCCAAATTTTGTCTGACCTTACTAAGGCTTCAAACATTAACACAGCGTTGATTAATAAACTGAGTTTCAACttaatgtaacattataacttCAAGAGTTGCTGTAATATGATTTTATCATATCTGTTACAAACATCTTGGTTAAGGTGTTGCAGATTTtcattgtaaaattaataaatgtaattgttttcGGTATAACTACTGTATGTGATTCTCATATATTAAATTGCTGATATGTTATTAAAGTCGTACTTTCAAGGTGTTCCTCGTTGTCAGTGGTTTAAACAGACGACTGAACAGACAGCTGGAATCAAAACAAACNNNNNNNNNNNNNNNNNNNNNNNNNNNNNNNNNNNNNNNNNNNNNNNNNNNNNNNNNNNNNNNNNNNNNNNNNNNNNNNNNNNNNNNNNNNNNNNNNNNNAGTCTCAGCAGGAACAGTGATGTTAGCATTGATCTTATGGCCAGTCGCCTCCTGCTGGGCTCCACAGCTAAGAGgttggttctggttctggtctcAGTAGTGAGGAGGGTAATGTCGTAGCATCGTCCTCTTTCTGAGACGTGCTGCTCATCAGTAGGAAGAAGGTTTGAATCTCTGTCCTGCCGCCTCTACTTCAGCCTGTTTACATGTGACTGTTGCTAAACTCCTGCTGTGCTGAGATCTGCAAATGTGTGAGGCGATCTGTCTACAGCCGAGCTTCTCTGCACCCTGaactgtccttgtgtgttcccgtatactttacttcctgttttactttgtagtgTTCAGTTCTCATGTGTCCtcgtctagctttgtttcctgttgtttgattacctgatgCCGTTCACCTGTGCACTCCCTTCCTGCTTGTTTGCCTGTGTATTTAaaccttcagttctcttcagtttttgtgaggTCCTTCATTAATGGTTGAGTGTTTCTGCCTGTTCTATggaaagtacttttacttacttatacttaataaaagtattatctatctatctgcaatttattttaaatgaatttgtaTTACTCAAAattattcctctctctctggaagaaagaaaggagggggtGAGATATCAACattcaacagacggctgaagagacccaaaggaaaaggtgaaaggttTCTCTCCTACGTGCTGTGTCTGAGCTGTCTGATCGgaaaactggcacctttgattCCGCAGCCTGATAactgcctgactgttaaacttaACCAGCGATTAATgttttcctgaacagcctatcaggaCTCTTCTGAAAGAAAgaggcaggaaaccctaaactgcccccacACATGTAACGGTGGCAGCAGACCTTCCTCCGcttttaattacctcacatcaaaaaGACACTCCTTGGCGTGACAAGCGGGACACAAGTCCTGccttcttgagctaaaacaatgtttcattataaactgttctCTTCAAATActaatccttgctaagttagtagtgtttgcctctatttgattagttatgttaccatgttgttgctatctgtttattattgctgaaaagaatctaaataagttacttttgcagagAGGACTTTCCTTCagtttatgtgtaaccaatgcttgttcacaatactttgacacctcctttagaaatgaggataaagaaatgtcatcctatattCTATttattgccagcttgaatttaaggttaaataactgaatttcccagctcctgagcaaagacTGTTTTAGGATTAAACAgcgctttcctcatgtaacctgagctcccccaagtggacaaaataagtattacatgccatcgttggaaatgccgttaatgtaatAATGACACTCTGTATTTATCTTGTCAATAATCtaatgccattcgtgtatcttgcttatattctctaagaacgtgtaacagccaatagcTTATATTTAGAAAGCAAGTTgagttcctctcatctgtgatTCCTATGAAGTGCTAACCTTGTAAGGTCTAACTACTGACAGTtgtcctttttatcaaatgcttaaactaAGAGCGGTACAACCATTTgacaattgaggtt
Above is a genomic segment from Micropterus dolomieu isolate WLL.071019.BEF.003 ecotype Adirondacks linkage group LG18, ASM2129224v1, whole genome shotgun sequence containing:
- the LOC123987305 gene encoding butyrophilin subfamily 1 member A1-like encodes the protein MFISARALLFFFGLLALFGIITLLGNASGSGDVRVVVKEGSDTILPCSLSNKENMENKVFDWKKDGQKEIFFYNAGTHYNNGRIGQDHQFKGRVSHFQDELKYGNTSIIIRNTKVTDSGDYTCIFPHLQPRQIFHIQLVVDLTFRDRSGEISAGAKPSVTTLDQTADRALLECEVRGASPKPRVEWQDSAGNKLPAEEPQVSERGGSFYITVNTTVKKTDNYRCVATQEEISHQIHTEIYVYISGSPKEPPTEYCIGWTVAFVFVGTLLLAAVLPVAVLIANGVISLIY